In Spirosoma aureum, a single genomic region encodes these proteins:
- a CDS encoding sialate O-acetylesterase: MQNNNQMPARFASATGLCILIILLTISVCVQAQLRLPKLISDGMVLQRDATLKVWGWAKAGEKITIRFNRKTYKTITAADGKWLLTLPPMPAGGPYSMDILGNSQLTIKDILIGDVWFCSGQSNMVHQMNIHDVTYAKEIAEANYPQIRQFWVPTLTNLQGPQSDLPNGQWKAAVGDDVRPFSAVAYFFAKKLHSTYKVPIGIINASVGGTPIEAWTSEEGLAEFSTLKATVEKNKDTTYINNLTRPDLTRRAPATATRPVPPIDLGLSGATKWYDVSYVPKGWHPINVPGYWEDQGVKDLNGVVWYRKEIDIPASMVGKPARVFLGRIVDADELYINGKSVGKTTYMYPQRRYNVAADLLKAGKNVFVVRVTNNAGKGGFVPDKPYCVFAGADTVDLKGTWQYKVGTAYRPFAGGGNPSGGSPAGGINAQNQPTALYNAMVAPEINYAIKGFCWYQGESNAGKPQEYEGLQVALIHDWRNQWKQGPLPFLYVQLPGFMDYNYQPMESNWARLREAQLKALSVPNSAMVVAIDLGEWNDIHPDNKKGVGDRLALAAMKIAYKENLISSGPLYESASVDGNKLVVSFTNTGGGLITNDGEELSEFSIAGPDKKFVWGKAKIDGNKLIVWSDEVPNPQYVRYAWADNPVNPNLYNKEGLPASPFRTDQ, encoded by the coding sequence ATGCAAAACAATAACCAAATGCCAGCCAGATTTGCCTCCGCAACTGGGCTATGTATCCTGATTATTCTCCTGACAATAAGTGTATGTGTACAGGCTCAACTCCGTTTACCCAAATTAATCAGTGATGGTATGGTGCTGCAACGGGATGCTACGCTTAAGGTTTGGGGATGGGCCAAAGCGGGCGAGAAAATAACCATACGCTTTAACCGGAAGACGTATAAAACCATAACGGCAGCCGATGGAAAATGGCTGCTTACGTTGCCTCCTATGCCAGCGGGTGGCCCTTACAGCATGGATATTTTGGGTAATAGCCAGCTTACGATAAAGGATATTCTGATTGGTGACGTCTGGTTTTGTAGTGGTCAAAGCAATATGGTCCACCAAATGAATATTCACGACGTAACGTACGCTAAAGAAATTGCAGAAGCGAATTATCCGCAAATCCGGCAGTTCTGGGTGCCCACGCTGACAAATCTGCAAGGTCCTCAAAGCGATCTTCCGAACGGGCAATGGAAAGCGGCCGTCGGTGATGATGTTCGGCCGTTTTCGGCTGTAGCTTATTTCTTTGCCAAAAAGCTTCATTCGACCTATAAAGTACCCATTGGTATCATCAACGCCAGTGTAGGTGGTACGCCCATCGAAGCCTGGACGAGCGAGGAGGGACTGGCTGAATTTTCGACATTGAAAGCTACCGTTGAAAAGAACAAAGACACGACCTACATCAATAACCTGACGAGGCCCGACCTGACGCGAAGAGCACCCGCTACGGCCACTCGACCTGTGCCACCTATAGATTTGGGCCTGTCGGGTGCCACCAAATGGTATGACGTTTCGTATGTACCCAAAGGCTGGCATCCGATCAACGTACCGGGTTATTGGGAAGATCAGGGAGTCAAAGACCTCAATGGCGTCGTGTGGTACCGGAAAGAAATCGACATACCCGCTTCGATGGTGGGTAAGCCCGCCAGGGTATTTCTGGGCCGGATCGTTGATGCAGATGAGTTATATATTAACGGTAAATCGGTCGGCAAAACCACTTATATGTATCCGCAGCGTCGGTACAATGTTGCGGCTGATCTATTGAAAGCTGGTAAGAATGTGTTTGTCGTACGGGTGACTAACAACGCTGGTAAAGGAGGCTTCGTGCCTGATAAGCCATATTGTGTTTTTGCGGGTGCCGACACCGTTGATCTGAAAGGAACCTGGCAGTATAAGGTAGGCACTGCCTACCGTCCCTTTGCGGGTGGAGGCAATCCGTCCGGGGGCAGTCCAGCCGGGGGCATCAACGCCCAGAATCAGCCAACGGCGCTCTACAATGCGATGGTAGCCCCGGAAATCAACTACGCCATCAAAGGCTTTTGCTGGTATCAGGGGGAAAGCAATGCCGGTAAACCCCAGGAGTACGAAGGGCTACAGGTGGCTCTGATCCATGACTGGCGAAACCAGTGGAAACAGGGGCCATTGCCTTTTCTGTATGTGCAGCTTCCGGGTTTTATGGATTATAATTACCAACCAATGGAAAGCAACTGGGCCAGGCTGAGGGAAGCGCAACTCAAGGCTCTGTCGGTGCCCAACTCGGCTATGGTTGTGGCAATTGACCTGGGCGAATGGAACGATATTCACCCCGATAATAAGAAAGGCGTCGGCGACCGATTGGCCCTGGCCGCTATGAAAATCGCCTATAAGGAAAATCTCATTTCTTCGGGCCCGTTGTATGAATCGGCAAGCGTCGACGGCAATAAACTAGTCGTCAGTTTTACGAATACGGGCGGTGGCCTGATAACCAACGATGGCGAAGAGTTAAGTGAATTCTCGATTGCAGGCCCGGATAAAAAATTCGTCTGGGGCAAGGCTA
- a CDS encoding glycosyl hydrolase 115 family protein: MKRNLITGFVILCFSIAGRSQSILTDKSSFAVTDAVIYVDNSEPELVKTSATALQEDIERVTGEKIPIVTAIDQVRKNVIAIGTIQQSSFLKRLVSQKKISTDAIQGKWEASLTQIIHKPTQGIADALIVAGSDRRGAAYGVFELSKQFGVSPWYWWADVPVQQRKEIYIKSDVSLTDAPKVKYRGLFINDEAPALSGWTKEKFGGFNHKFYEKFFELILRLKGNYIWPAMWGNAFYADDSLNIKAADKYGVVIGTSHHEPLMRAHDEWRRVGGGQWNYETNQEKLKQFWRDGIKRATNEKIVSIGMRGDGDAPMSRETATALLERIVADQRKIIRDVTGKPAAETPQLWALYKEVQDYYDKGMRVPDDVTLLLSDDNWGNLRKLPRLDEKPRKGGYGIYYHFDYVGGPRNYKWLNTNPLPRIWEQMHLAWEYKVRDIWIVNVGDIKPMEFPISFFLDYAWNPEEIDADALATYTENWAADQFGKQHARDIAFLLAKYGKYNSRRKPELLDANTYSLPTGEWKAVVDAYRALLKKAEEINDGLPTAYKDAYFQLVLHPIKACANLNAMYYYVALNKQAYSNKRKETNLYADKVKELYTNDSLITRQYHQLNNGKWNHLMSQTHIGYTYWQQPNQQKMPAVQYISSDSTVAGNAGPVQTTRQGISIEADQYSKAVNTTNINWKVLPDHGRTGSAMTPFPVTASEQKPGGNSPHLQYDVVTDNQGEFTINAYFSPTLNLFRDENGLQYAISVDDEQPQIISLNKEDKTSDKGIWNKWVAENIIIKSSTHKIIQSGKHTVKFWMVSPGVVLQKLVLDFGGLEHSYLGPEATLKKNAKQ; this comes from the coding sequence ATGAAACGAAACCTGATTACTGGCTTTGTAATCCTCTGTTTTTCAATAGCTGGCCGGTCGCAAAGTATCCTTACTGACAAGTCATCGTTTGCTGTTACTGACGCGGTGATCTATGTCGATAACAGTGAACCAGAACTTGTAAAGACGTCGGCAACAGCGTTGCAGGAGGACATCGAACGAGTTACCGGGGAAAAGATACCCATCGTTACCGCAATTGATCAGGTCCGCAAAAATGTGATTGCTATCGGCACGATTCAGCAGTCGTCTTTTCTGAAACGACTGGTTTCGCAGAAAAAAATCAGTACCGATGCCATCCAGGGGAAATGGGAAGCTTCGCTAACGCAAATCATCCACAAGCCTACGCAGGGTATAGCCGATGCCCTGATCGTGGCCGGTTCTGATCGACGGGGAGCGGCATATGGCGTATTCGAACTCTCAAAACAATTCGGCGTTTCGCCCTGGTACTGGTGGGCAGACGTACCCGTTCAACAGCGAAAGGAGATTTACATCAAGAGCGATGTTAGTCTGACCGATGCGCCTAAGGTAAAATATCGCGGCTTATTCATTAACGATGAAGCCCCGGCACTTTCCGGCTGGACCAAAGAAAAATTTGGCGGGTTCAACCACAAATTCTACGAGAAGTTTTTTGAACTGATTCTTCGTCTGAAAGGCAACTACATCTGGCCAGCTATGTGGGGCAATGCTTTTTATGCGGATGACTCACTGAACATAAAAGCGGCCGACAAATACGGGGTGGTCATTGGCACCTCGCACCACGAACCCCTGATGCGGGCGCACGACGAATGGCGGAGAGTCGGCGGTGGCCAATGGAATTATGAAACCAATCAGGAAAAGCTAAAACAGTTCTGGCGCGACGGTATCAAAAGAGCTACCAACGAAAAGATTGTAAGTATTGGCATGCGGGGGGATGGCGACGCACCCATGTCGCGGGAAACGGCCACGGCGCTGCTGGAACGTATTGTTGCTGATCAACGGAAAATTATTCGTGACGTAACGGGCAAACCAGCGGCCGAAACACCACAGTTATGGGCATTGTATAAAGAGGTTCAGGATTATTATGACAAAGGTATGCGTGTTCCGGACGATGTGACGCTGCTGCTTTCCGATGACAACTGGGGTAATCTTCGAAAACTACCCCGACTGGATGAAAAGCCCCGAAAAGGCGGGTATGGCATTTATTATCACTTCGATTACGTTGGTGGTCCACGCAACTACAAATGGCTGAATACCAATCCGCTGCCCCGAATCTGGGAGCAAATGCACTTAGCCTGGGAATATAAAGTACGGGATATCTGGATTGTGAATGTGGGCGATATTAAGCCCATGGAGTTTCCAATCTCCTTCTTTCTGGATTATGCCTGGAATCCTGAGGAAATCGACGCTGACGCGTTGGCGACCTATACAGAAAACTGGGCGGCTGACCAGTTCGGAAAGCAGCACGCCAGAGACATTGCATTTCTGCTGGCGAAATACGGAAAATACAATTCACGCCGAAAACCGGAACTGCTCGATGCCAACACTTACAGCCTGCCCACAGGCGAATGGAAAGCAGTAGTTGATGCGTATAGGGCTCTTCTGAAAAAAGCGGAGGAAATAAACGACGGATTACCGACTGCCTATAAAGACGCCTATTTTCAGTTGGTACTGCATCCGATCAAAGCCTGCGCTAACCTGAATGCAATGTATTATTATGTAGCCCTGAACAAGCAGGCGTATAGTAACAAACGGAAAGAAACCAACCTGTATGCTGATAAGGTAAAAGAACTGTACACCAACGATTCGCTGATCACGCGGCAATACCATCAACTCAACAATGGTAAGTGGAATCACCTGATGAGTCAGACTCATATCGGCTATACGTACTGGCAACAGCCAAACCAGCAAAAAATGCCAGCAGTACAGTATATCTCGTCCGATTCAACAGTTGCGGGCAACGCTGGTCCCGTTCAGACGACCAGGCAGGGAATTTCTATTGAGGCTGATCAGTATTCCAAAGCGGTCAATACAACCAATATCAACTGGAAAGTCCTGCCAGATCATGGCCGAACCGGTTCGGCCATGACACCTTTCCCGGTGACGGCCAGCGAACAGAAACCAGGCGGTAATTCGCCCCACTTACAGTACGATGTTGTTACGGATAACCAGGGAGAGTTTACGATCAATGCCTACTTCTCGCCCACGTTAAACCTGTTCAGGGATGAAAACGGTCTGCAATATGCCATTTCGGTGGATGATGAACAACCGCAGATCATCAGCCTCAACAAAGAGGATAAAACCAGCGACAAAGGCATCTGGAATAAATGGGTGGCGGAGAACATTATTATTAAATCAAGTACCCATAAAATCATTCAATCCGGAAAGCACACGGTGAAATTCTGGATGGTCAGTCCCGGTGTCGTTCTGCAAAAGCTGGTACTTGATTTTGGTGGTCTGGAGCACAGCTATCTTGGGCCGGAAGCAACCTTGAAAAAAAATGCAAAACAATAA
- a CDS encoding endo-1,4-beta-xylanase: MEPGYQTAQPTLKEAYKNYFPIGVAVNPRMVQPGPDAELIKAQFNSMTPENAMKMGPIHPEENRYYWNDADAIADFAQLYKIKLRGHTLCWHNQTPRWFFTDSTGKAVSREVLLARLKRHITDVMGRYKGKIYAWDVVNEAVPDTGTGIYRRTKFYEIIGEEYIEKAFQYAHEADPSAQLFYNDYNTENASKRQRIYQLLKKLKEKGVPINGVGLQAHWSIYEPTKQELDESINKFASLGLKVQFTEVDVSVYPKEHERRARRDTDKSEFTPEMNDKQADHYKMLFEVFRKHRDKITGVTFWNLTDKYSWLDNFPVPGRKDYPLLFDQNGQPKKAYESVVKF; this comes from the coding sequence ATGGAGCCAGGTTACCAGACGGCTCAGCCCACGTTAAAAGAAGCCTATAAAAACTATTTTCCCATCGGGGTGGCTGTCAACCCGCGTATGGTGCAACCCGGTCCGGATGCCGAGCTGATTAAAGCTCAGTTTAATAGCATGACGCCCGAAAATGCGATGAAAATGGGACCCATCCATCCGGAGGAGAACCGTTACTACTGGAATGATGCCGACGCCATCGCCGACTTTGCCCAGCTGTACAAGATCAAACTGCGAGGCCACACGCTTTGCTGGCACAACCAGACACCCCGCTGGTTTTTTACCGATTCAACAGGTAAAGCCGTGAGCCGGGAAGTACTGCTGGCTCGCCTGAAGCGGCACATTACCGACGTAATGGGTCGATATAAAGGAAAAATCTATGCCTGGGACGTCGTGAACGAAGCTGTTCCTGATACGGGTACCGGCATATATCGTAGGACGAAGTTTTACGAAATCATTGGGGAGGAATATATTGAGAAGGCGTTTCAGTATGCCCATGAAGCCGACCCCTCCGCGCAATTGTTTTACAACGATTACAATACCGAAAACGCATCGAAGCGGCAACGTATCTACCAATTACTAAAGAAGCTTAAAGAAAAAGGAGTTCCCATCAACGGAGTGGGTTTACAGGCTCACTGGTCTATCTACGAGCCTACTAAACAGGAGCTTGACGAGTCAATTAATAAGTTTGCCAGCCTGGGCCTAAAGGTGCAGTTCACGGAAGTTGACGTATCTGTTTACCCGAAAGAGCACGAGCGTCGGGCCCGTCGCGATACCGACAAAAGCGAGTTTACGCCCGAAATGAACGACAAACAGGCAGACCATTACAAAATGCTGTTCGAGGTGTTTCGCAAGCACCGCGACAAGATCACGGGCGTTACGTTCTGGAATCTGACCGACAAATATTCCTGGCTGGACAATTTTCCGGTTCCGGGCCGCAAAGATTATCCGTTGCTATTCGATCAGAACGGACAGCCCAAAAAAGCCTATGAGAGCGTAGTGAAGTTCTAA